A stretch of the Panicum virgatum strain AP13 chromosome 9N, P.virgatum_v5, whole genome shotgun sequence genome encodes the following:
- the LOC120693329 gene encoding leucine--tRNA ligase, cytoplasmic-like isoform X1, whose amino-acid sequence MKMSSNPDGGKSFARRDFLITIQSEAQKLWDENRVFEAEPGNSRPGPGEKFFGNFPYPYMNGLLHLGHAFSLSKLEFGAAYHRLRGSNVLLPFAFHCTGMPIKASADKLAREIQQYGNPPVFPAVEDEVSSEVADSQADQAVAPDKFKSKKSKAAAKTGVQKFQWEIMRGFGLSDKEIAKFQDPYHWLTYFPPLAKEDLKAFGLGCDWRRSFITTDMNPFYDAFVRWQMRKLKKMGKVVKDMRYTIYSPLDGQPCADHDRATGEGVLPQEYVLIKMEVIPPFPPQLKALEGKKVYLAAATLRPETMYGQTNCWVLPDGKYGAFEINDTDVFILTARSALNLAYQNLSRIPQKPTCLAEISGNDLIGLPLKSPLAFNEIIYALPMMTILTDKGTGIVTSVPSDSPDDFMALQDLVTKPALRGKFAVKDEWVLPFKVVPIINIPEFGDKSAEKVCLDLKIKSQNDKEKLAEAKRMTYLKGFTDGTMIVGEFKGRKVQDVKPLIKNKLLEEGTAVLYSEPEKKVMSRSGDECVVALTDQWYITYGEAEWKQMAEKCLENMNTFSAEARNGFEHTLGWLNQWACSRSFGLGTRIPWDEQFLVESLSDSTLYMAYYTIAHLLQNGNMYGKEISAIRPEQMTDDVWEYVFCNGPAPKSDIPPTLLRKMKQEFEYWYPFDIRVSGKDLIQNHLTFCIYNHTAILPEHHWPRGFRCNGHLMLNSEKMSKSTGNFRTLKQAIEEFSPDATRFALADAGDGMDDANFVFETANAAIMRLTKEIAWMEEVVAAESSLRAGPPSSYADRVFANEINIAVKETEKSYNAFMFRDALKSGFYDLQLARDEYRLSCGAAGMNRDLLWQFMDVQTRLITPICPHYAEHVWQKILRKEGFAIKAGWPVADTPDPTLRIANKYLQDSIVLMRKLLQKQESGSKKPKKGAQPAPPTENKMSIGLIYVNEHFYGWKEQCLKVLQSKFDSQAHSFAPDQEIIEALKNCSIGQEANFKQVQKLCMPFIRFKKDEAKEVGPQALELKLPFGETDVLQENLELIRRQLGLEHVEVLSASDEAARSKAGKYASLLNQNPPSPGEPVAIFMSKQEFEAQN is encoded by the exons AT GAAAATGTCGTCTAATCCTGATGGAGGCAAGAGCTTTGCTCGCAGAGACTTCTTGATCACAATTCAATCAGAGGCTCAAAAGCTCTGGGATGAGAACCGGGTTTTTGAGGCTGAACCAGGCAATAGTCGTCCGGGACCTGGTGAAAAATTCTTTGGCAACTTTCCGTATCCTTACATGAACGGATTGTTACATTTGGGCCATGCCTTCTCACTGTCCAAGCTTGAGTTCGGTGCTGCGTACCACAGACTGCGGGGTTCCAACGTCCTTTTGCCGTTTGCTTTCCATTGTACTGGAATGCCTATCAAGGCCTCAGCAGATAAGCTTGCAAGGGAGATTCAGCAATATGGTAATCCTCCAGTGTTTCCTGCTGTAGAGGATGAAGTCAGCTCGGAAGTAGCAGATAGCCAGGCTGACCAGGCTGTTGCCCCAGATAAATTTAAGAGCAAGAAATCTAAGGCTGCTGCAAAGACTGGTGTGCAGAAGTTCCAATGGGAGATCATGAGGGGCTTTGGCCTGTCAGATAAAGAAATTGCTAAATTCCAGGATCCATATCACTGGTTGACATACTTCCCTCCATTGGCGAAGGAGGACCTTAAGGCTTTTGGCCTGGGATGTGATTGGAGGCGGTCATTCATAACGACTGATATGAACCCGTTCTATGATGCTTTTGTCCGGTGGCAGATGAGAAAGCTGAAGAAAATGGGCAAGGTTGTTAAAGATATGAGGTATACAATCTACTCTCCATTGGATGGCCAACCTTGTGCTGATCATGATCGAGCAACAGGTGAAGGTGTGCTGCCACAGGAATATGTGTTGATCAAAATGGAGGTGATCCCACCTTTCCCTCCCCAGTTGAAGGCCTTAGAGGGGAAGAAAGTTTACTTAGCTGCAGCTACACTGAGACCTGAGACTATGTATGGGCAGACAAATTGTTGGGTACTACCTGATGGAAAGTATGGGGCCTTTGAGATCAATGATACTGATGTCTTCATTCTGACTGCAAGGTCTGCACTTAATCTCGCATATCAAAATCTATCAAGGATCCCACAGAAGCCAACATGCTTGGCTGAAATATCTGGAAATgatctgattggtttgccactgAAGTCTCCTCTTGCCTTCAATGAAATCATATATGCGCTACCTATGATGACCATCCTAACAGATAAAGGGACTGGTATTGTGACCAGTGTTCCAAGTGATTCGCCAGATGATTTCATGGCGCTGCAAGATTTAGTCACAAAACCAGCTCTGAGAGGGAAGTTTGCTGTGAAAGATGAGTGGGTTCTTCCATTCAAAGTTGTTCCAATAATCAATATCCCTGAATTTGGAGACAAGTCAGCTGAGAAGGTGTGCTTAGATCTTAAGATTAAGAGCCAGAATGACAAGGAGAAGCTTGCCGAAGCAAAGCGGATGACATATTTGAAAGGATTCACTGATGGAACTATGATTGTAGGAGAGTTCAAGGGCAGAAAAGTTCAAGATGTGAAACCATTGATAAAGAACAAGCTCCTGGAAGAAGGCACTGCAGTGTTGTACAGCGAGCCTGAGAAGAAGGTAATGTCAAGATCTGGTGACGAGTGTGTTGTTGCTCTCACAGACCAGTGGTATATAACATATGGTGAGGCTGAATGGAAGCAGATGGCAGAGAAATGTTTAGAAAATATGAATACATTCTCAGCTGAGGCTCGCAATGGTTTTGAGCACACTTTGGGCTGGCTGAACCAGTGGGCCTGTTCACGTTCTTTTGGTCTAGGGACTCGTATTCCATGGGATGAGCAGTTCCTTGTGGAATCTCTTTCAGATTCGACCCTATATATGGCCTATTACACCATCGCACATCTTCTGCAAAATGGCAATATGTATGGCAAAGAGATATCTGCTATCAGGCCAGAACAAATGACAGATGATGTCTGGGAGTATGTGTTCTGCAATGGTCCAGCACCAAAAAGTGACATCCCTCCTACCCTTTTGAGAAAAATGAAGCAGGAATTTGAGTACTGGTATCCCTTTGATATCCGGGTTTCTGGTAAGGATCTTATCCAGAACCACCTGACGTTCTGCATTTACAACCATACAGCAATTCTACCGGAACACCATTGGCCCCGTGGCTTCCGTTGCAATGGGCATCTTATGCTCAACTCTGAGAAGATGTCCAAGTCGACAGGGAATTTCCGTACTCTCAAGCAGGCCATTGAAGAATTCTCACCGGATGCCACTAGGTTTGCGCTTGCTGATGCTGGTGATGGTATGGATGATGCAAACTTTGTCTTTGAAACCGCAAATGCTGCTATCATGAGGCTTACAAAGGAAATTGCATGGATGGAAGAGGTGGTAGCTGCTGAATCTTCTCTGCGAGCTGGGCCTCCATCTAGTTATGCTGACCGCGTTTTTGCCAACGAGATAAACATTGCAGTCAAGGAAACTGAGAAGAGCTACAATGCCTTCATGTTCCGAGATGCACTGAAGTCTGGATTCTATGACCTGCAGCTGGCTAGAGATGAATACAGACTCTCCTGTGGAGCGGCAGGCATGAACCGTGATTTACTTTGGCAATTTATGGATGTCCAGACGAGGCTTATCACCCCCATCTGTCCACATTACGCAGAGCATGTGTGGCAAAAGATCCTGAGGAAAGAAGGCTTTGCAATTAAAGCTGGGTGGCCAGTGGCAGACACCCCAGACCCTACTCTAAGAATTGCAAACAAGTACCTGCAAGATTCTATAGTTTTAATGAGGAAGCTGCTTCAGAAGCAAGAATCTGGTTCCAAGAAACCCAAGAAGGGAGCTCAACCTGCTCCTCCGACAGAGAACAAGATGAGCATTGGTCTTATATATGTGAACGAGCACTTCTATGGCTGGAAAGAGCAATGCTTGAAGGTGCTCCAGTCTAAATTCGACAGTCAAGCACATTCCTTTGCACCAGACCAGGAGATTATAGAAGCTCTGAAGAACTGTTCCATTGGTCAGGAAGCAAACTTCAAACAAGTTCAGAAGCTGTGCATGCCTTTCATCAGGTTCAAGAAAGACGAGGCTAAGGAGGTTGGACCTCAGGCTTTGGAGTTGAAGCTTCCTTTTGGTGAAACAGATGTTCTACAGGAGAACCTGGAGCTGATCAGAAGGCAATTGGGCCTTGAGCATGTAGAGGtgttgtcagcatctgatgaaGCTGCCCGTTCTAAAGCTGGCAAGTATGCGTCTCTACTAAACCAGAACCCGCCGTCTCCTGGCGAGCCAGTTGCAATCTTCATGAGCAAGCAGGAATTTGAAGCCCAAAATTAA
- the LOC120693329 gene encoding leucine--tRNA ligase, cytoplasmic-like isoform X2, translated as MSSNPDGGKSFARRDFLITIQSEAQKLWDENRVFEAEPGNSRPGPGEKFFGNFPYPYMNGLLHLGHAFSLSKLEFGAAYHRLRGSNVLLPFAFHCTGMPIKASADKLAREIQQYGNPPVFPAVEDEVSSEVADSQADQAVAPDKFKSKKSKAAAKTGVQKFQWEIMRGFGLSDKEIAKFQDPYHWLTYFPPLAKEDLKAFGLGCDWRRSFITTDMNPFYDAFVRWQMRKLKKMGKVVKDMRYTIYSPLDGQPCADHDRATGEGVLPQEYVLIKMEVIPPFPPQLKALEGKKVYLAAATLRPETMYGQTNCWVLPDGKYGAFEINDTDVFILTARSALNLAYQNLSRIPQKPTCLAEISGNDLIGLPLKSPLAFNEIIYALPMMTILTDKGTGIVTSVPSDSPDDFMALQDLVTKPALRGKFAVKDEWVLPFKVVPIINIPEFGDKSAEKVCLDLKIKSQNDKEKLAEAKRMTYLKGFTDGTMIVGEFKGRKVQDVKPLIKNKLLEEGTAVLYSEPEKKVMSRSGDECVVALTDQWYITYGEAEWKQMAEKCLENMNTFSAEARNGFEHTLGWLNQWACSRSFGLGTRIPWDEQFLVESLSDSTLYMAYYTIAHLLQNGNMYGKEISAIRPEQMTDDVWEYVFCNGPAPKSDIPPTLLRKMKQEFEYWYPFDIRVSGKDLIQNHLTFCIYNHTAILPEHHWPRGFRCNGHLMLNSEKMSKSTGNFRTLKQAIEEFSPDATRFALADAGDGMDDANFVFETANAAIMRLTKEIAWMEEVVAAESSLRAGPPSSYADRVFANEINIAVKETEKSYNAFMFRDALKSGFYDLQLARDEYRLSCGAAGMNRDLLWQFMDVQTRLITPICPHYAEHVWQKILRKEGFAIKAGWPVADTPDPTLRIANKYLQDSIVLMRKLLQKQESGSKKPKKGAQPAPPTENKMSIGLIYVNEHFYGWKEQCLKVLQSKFDSQAHSFAPDQEIIEALKNCSIGQEANFKQVQKLCMPFIRFKKDEAKEVGPQALELKLPFGETDVLQENLELIRRQLGLEHVEVLSASDEAARSKAGKYASLLNQNPPSPGEPVAIFMSKQEFEAQN; from the coding sequence ATGTCGTCTAATCCTGATGGAGGCAAGAGCTTTGCTCGCAGAGACTTCTTGATCACAATTCAATCAGAGGCTCAAAAGCTCTGGGATGAGAACCGGGTTTTTGAGGCTGAACCAGGCAATAGTCGTCCGGGACCTGGTGAAAAATTCTTTGGCAACTTTCCGTATCCTTACATGAACGGATTGTTACATTTGGGCCATGCCTTCTCACTGTCCAAGCTTGAGTTCGGTGCTGCGTACCACAGACTGCGGGGTTCCAACGTCCTTTTGCCGTTTGCTTTCCATTGTACTGGAATGCCTATCAAGGCCTCAGCAGATAAGCTTGCAAGGGAGATTCAGCAATATGGTAATCCTCCAGTGTTTCCTGCTGTAGAGGATGAAGTCAGCTCGGAAGTAGCAGATAGCCAGGCTGACCAGGCTGTTGCCCCAGATAAATTTAAGAGCAAGAAATCTAAGGCTGCTGCAAAGACTGGTGTGCAGAAGTTCCAATGGGAGATCATGAGGGGCTTTGGCCTGTCAGATAAAGAAATTGCTAAATTCCAGGATCCATATCACTGGTTGACATACTTCCCTCCATTGGCGAAGGAGGACCTTAAGGCTTTTGGCCTGGGATGTGATTGGAGGCGGTCATTCATAACGACTGATATGAACCCGTTCTATGATGCTTTTGTCCGGTGGCAGATGAGAAAGCTGAAGAAAATGGGCAAGGTTGTTAAAGATATGAGGTATACAATCTACTCTCCATTGGATGGCCAACCTTGTGCTGATCATGATCGAGCAACAGGTGAAGGTGTGCTGCCACAGGAATATGTGTTGATCAAAATGGAGGTGATCCCACCTTTCCCTCCCCAGTTGAAGGCCTTAGAGGGGAAGAAAGTTTACTTAGCTGCAGCTACACTGAGACCTGAGACTATGTATGGGCAGACAAATTGTTGGGTACTACCTGATGGAAAGTATGGGGCCTTTGAGATCAATGATACTGATGTCTTCATTCTGACTGCAAGGTCTGCACTTAATCTCGCATATCAAAATCTATCAAGGATCCCACAGAAGCCAACATGCTTGGCTGAAATATCTGGAAATgatctgattggtttgccactgAAGTCTCCTCTTGCCTTCAATGAAATCATATATGCGCTACCTATGATGACCATCCTAACAGATAAAGGGACTGGTATTGTGACCAGTGTTCCAAGTGATTCGCCAGATGATTTCATGGCGCTGCAAGATTTAGTCACAAAACCAGCTCTGAGAGGGAAGTTTGCTGTGAAAGATGAGTGGGTTCTTCCATTCAAAGTTGTTCCAATAATCAATATCCCTGAATTTGGAGACAAGTCAGCTGAGAAGGTGTGCTTAGATCTTAAGATTAAGAGCCAGAATGACAAGGAGAAGCTTGCCGAAGCAAAGCGGATGACATATTTGAAAGGATTCACTGATGGAACTATGATTGTAGGAGAGTTCAAGGGCAGAAAAGTTCAAGATGTGAAACCATTGATAAAGAACAAGCTCCTGGAAGAAGGCACTGCAGTGTTGTACAGCGAGCCTGAGAAGAAGGTAATGTCAAGATCTGGTGACGAGTGTGTTGTTGCTCTCACAGACCAGTGGTATATAACATATGGTGAGGCTGAATGGAAGCAGATGGCAGAGAAATGTTTAGAAAATATGAATACATTCTCAGCTGAGGCTCGCAATGGTTTTGAGCACACTTTGGGCTGGCTGAACCAGTGGGCCTGTTCACGTTCTTTTGGTCTAGGGACTCGTATTCCATGGGATGAGCAGTTCCTTGTGGAATCTCTTTCAGATTCGACCCTATATATGGCCTATTACACCATCGCACATCTTCTGCAAAATGGCAATATGTATGGCAAAGAGATATCTGCTATCAGGCCAGAACAAATGACAGATGATGTCTGGGAGTATGTGTTCTGCAATGGTCCAGCACCAAAAAGTGACATCCCTCCTACCCTTTTGAGAAAAATGAAGCAGGAATTTGAGTACTGGTATCCCTTTGATATCCGGGTTTCTGGTAAGGATCTTATCCAGAACCACCTGACGTTCTGCATTTACAACCATACAGCAATTCTACCGGAACACCATTGGCCCCGTGGCTTCCGTTGCAATGGGCATCTTATGCTCAACTCTGAGAAGATGTCCAAGTCGACAGGGAATTTCCGTACTCTCAAGCAGGCCATTGAAGAATTCTCACCGGATGCCACTAGGTTTGCGCTTGCTGATGCTGGTGATGGTATGGATGATGCAAACTTTGTCTTTGAAACCGCAAATGCTGCTATCATGAGGCTTACAAAGGAAATTGCATGGATGGAAGAGGTGGTAGCTGCTGAATCTTCTCTGCGAGCTGGGCCTCCATCTAGTTATGCTGACCGCGTTTTTGCCAACGAGATAAACATTGCAGTCAAGGAAACTGAGAAGAGCTACAATGCCTTCATGTTCCGAGATGCACTGAAGTCTGGATTCTATGACCTGCAGCTGGCTAGAGATGAATACAGACTCTCCTGTGGAGCGGCAGGCATGAACCGTGATTTACTTTGGCAATTTATGGATGTCCAGACGAGGCTTATCACCCCCATCTGTCCACATTACGCAGAGCATGTGTGGCAAAAGATCCTGAGGAAAGAAGGCTTTGCAATTAAAGCTGGGTGGCCAGTGGCAGACACCCCAGACCCTACTCTAAGAATTGCAAACAAGTACCTGCAAGATTCTATAGTTTTAATGAGGAAGCTGCTTCAGAAGCAAGAATCTGGTTCCAAGAAACCCAAGAAGGGAGCTCAACCTGCTCCTCCGACAGAGAACAAGATGAGCATTGGTCTTATATATGTGAACGAGCACTTCTATGGCTGGAAAGAGCAATGCTTGAAGGTGCTCCAGTCTAAATTCGACAGTCAAGCACATTCCTTTGCACCAGACCAGGAGATTATAGAAGCTCTGAAGAACTGTTCCATTGGTCAGGAAGCAAACTTCAAACAAGTTCAGAAGCTGTGCATGCCTTTCATCAGGTTCAAGAAAGACGAGGCTAAGGAGGTTGGACCTCAGGCTTTGGAGTTGAAGCTTCCTTTTGGTGAAACAGATGTTCTACAGGAGAACCTGGAGCTGATCAGAAGGCAATTGGGCCTTGAGCATGTAGAGGtgttgtcagcatctgatgaaGCTGCCCGTTCTAAAGCTGGCAAGTATGCGTCTCTACTAAACCAGAACCCGCCGTCTCCTGGCGAGCCAGTTGCAATCTTCATGAGCAAGCAGGAATTTGAAGCCCAAAATTAA